A single window of Meiothermus sp. DNA harbors:
- a CDS encoding acetyl-CoA carboxylase carboxyltransferase subunit alpha: MPLEFEKPIEELEAKIAELEGFAASSGVDLSGELQVLRERLAQLKSETFQNLSRWERVQLARAPGRPTTLDVIGGIMTEFVELSGDRTFGEDAAVVGGLARLEGTSVVVVGHQKGRDTKENIRRNFAMPHPEGYRKAMRLMDLADRFGRPFIAFIDTPGAYPGISAEERGQAWVIAQSIQRMARLRVPAIAIILGEGGSGGALAIGVGNRVLILENAWYSVISPESCAAILWRDAKEAAKAAEALKLSAPDLLSLGIVDKIIPEPDGGAHRNPAATLVNIKQALLASLAELSHLGPEELFEDRYRRFRGLGHYQS, from the coding sequence ATGCCGCTTGAGTTCGAGAAGCCAATTGAAGAGCTCGAGGCCAAAATTGCCGAGCTCGAGGGGTTTGCGGCCAGCAGCGGAGTAGACCTCTCGGGGGAGCTGCAAGTCCTGCGTGAGCGTCTGGCCCAGCTCAAATCCGAAACGTTCCAAAACCTGTCCCGCTGGGAACGGGTACAACTGGCCCGGGCGCCCGGTCGCCCCACCACCCTCGATGTCATCGGGGGGATCATGACCGAGTTCGTCGAGCTCTCCGGAGATCGCACTTTTGGCGAGGATGCCGCCGTGGTAGGCGGGCTGGCCCGGCTGGAAGGCACCTCCGTGGTGGTGGTGGGTCATCAAAAAGGCCGCGATACCAAGGAAAACATCCGGCGCAACTTTGCCATGCCCCACCCCGAGGGCTACCGCAAGGCCATGCGCCTGATGGATCTGGCCGACCGCTTTGGCCGTCCTTTCATCGCCTTCATCGACACCCCCGGCGCCTATCCGGGTATCTCCGCCGAGGAGCGCGGCCAGGCCTGGGTGATTGCCCAAAGCATCCAGCGCATGGCCCGCCTTCGGGTGCCAGCAATTGCGATCATTCTGGGCGAGGGGGGCTCGGGCGGGGCGCTGGCCATTGGGGTGGGCAACCGCGTGCTGATTCTGGAAAACGCCTGGTATTCGGTGATCTCACCCGAGTCCTGTGCGGCCATTCTGTGGCGCGACGCTAAGGAAGCGGCCAAGGCGGCCGAAGCCCTCAAACTCTCGGCCCCCGACCTCTTGAGCCTGGGAATTGTGGACAAAATCATCCCCGAGCCCGACGGGGGGGCCCACCGCAACCCTGCCGCCACCCTGGTGAATATCAAGCAGGCCCTGCTGGCCTCGCTGGCCGAACTCTCGCACCTAGGCCCCGAAGAGCTCTTCGAGGATCGTTACCGGCGGTTTAGGGGGCTGGGGCACTACCAAAGCTAA
- a CDS encoding NPCBM/NEW2 domain-containing protein, producing the protein MALYWNRHRLWLLVWVLVFSACSSPKNTAPGPYAAGPVLWSDSGEGRVITQAVPSGNVYLSDLSWLSATNGWGPVERDQSNGETAQGDGRPITLNGVVFSKGLGAHAPSDILNNLGGNCTRFRAAVGLDDEVDHQTEWGSVIFRVLADGVLLFDSSLMRGSSPTQTVDVDVSGRQELQLIITDGGDNNYYDHADWADARLVCAEGGGGGSTPQGLTGEYFDNSNFTGTKVTRLDAQINFNWGRGSPESQIAPDTFSVRWTGQVEARFSETYTFTTRTDDGVRLWVNDQLIIDSWRNQSATNRSGRITLVAGQRYSLRMEYYESTGSAVAQLYWSSPSQAREIIPQRYLYPINVTGALQPPTDLIAVGLSENSVYLDWSGVGGATGYVVERRTGSTGTFTQVGVPIGSSFVDNGLSPGTLYTYRVSGTAPDKTLSYATTTVTTPTATGPVQGGAEARTKGVFGPVRDFPLVATHAALLPNGKVIAWYSYDRIGVYRDNQDANAPFHQSSIVTLWDPATNTFEEVNNNTTDLFCAGWAVMQDGRLLVAGGNLGTPNGSLHTNIFDPVTKTWIRGPNMRAGRWYPSVTPLPNGELLITGGQTETGANNTVHEVWQTNGSLRQLTGATTSGRDFEHYFPWMHVAPNGLVFHAGWNNTMSYLNPAGSGSWSSQTWTRQGPLRWYGSSVTYQPGRIIVLGGGASANASTTLIDLTNGVTSQAGPSMNFARTHPDATLLADGKVFVNGGNNGDLWDLASSVYVGEIWNPQTNTWTVAASAQRPRNYHSVALLLPDATVWVAGSGGCGLECQPGSGSARAGVNQLNYEVYYPPYLFDSSGSLATRPSISNVPSSIRYGQGFVIETPDAPNIGSVTLLALGASTHAFNYTQRFMALPIQSRSSTGLTVLAPANPNLAPPNYYMVFIFNQSGVPSVARIVRLEP; encoded by the coding sequence ATGGCTTTATATTGGAACCGGCATAGGCTCTGGCTTTTGGTTTGGGTACTGGTTTTTTCGGCGTGCTCGAGTCCCAAAAACACCGCCCCTGGCCCCTACGCCGCTGGCCCGGTCCTGTGGTCGGACTCCGGCGAGGGGAGGGTAATAACCCAAGCTGTCCCCAGCGGCAATGTGTATCTGAGCGACCTGAGCTGGCTCTCGGCCACCAACGGCTGGGGGCCGGTGGAGCGTGACCAGAGCAACGGCGAGACTGCCCAGGGCGATGGGCGTCCCATTACCCTGAATGGGGTGGTGTTTTCCAAGGGTCTGGGCGCCCATGCCCCTTCAGATATCCTGAACAACCTCGGCGGCAACTGTACCCGCTTCCGCGCAGCGGTGGGCCTGGACGATGAGGTAGACCACCAGACCGAGTGGGGGAGCGTGATCTTTCGGGTGCTGGCCGATGGGGTTTTACTCTTTGACTCGAGCCTGATGCGGGGCAGCAGCCCTACTCAGACGGTCGATGTGGACGTGAGCGGTCGCCAGGAACTCCAGCTAATCATTACCGATGGAGGTGACAACAACTACTACGACCACGCCGATTGGGCCGATGCACGCCTGGTCTGTGCCGAGGGAGGCGGCGGCGGTTCGACGCCGCAGGGCCTAACCGGTGAATATTTTGACAATAGCAACTTTACCGGCACTAAAGTAACCCGCCTGGATGCCCAGATCAACTTCAACTGGGGCCGGGGCTCTCCCGAAAGCCAGATCGCACCCGATACCTTCAGCGTGCGCTGGACGGGTCAGGTTGAGGCCCGCTTTAGCGAGACCTACACCTTTACTACCCGTACCGACGACGGGGTACGGCTCTGGGTCAACGACCAGCTGATTATTGATAGCTGGCGCAACCAGTCGGCTACCAACCGAAGCGGAAGGATTACCTTGGTAGCCGGACAGCGCTACAGCCTCCGCATGGAGTATTACGAGAGCACCGGCAGCGCGGTGGCCCAGCTCTACTGGAGCAGCCCCAGCCAGGCCCGCGAGATCATTCCCCAGCGCTACTTGTATCCCATCAACGTAACCGGCGCGCTACAGCCCCCTACCGACCTGATTGCAGTGGGTTTATCCGAGAACAGCGTTTACCTGGACTGGTCGGGCGTGGGAGGGGCTACGGGGTATGTGGTGGAACGGCGTACGGGAAGCACCGGCACTTTTACTCAGGTAGGCGTGCCTATAGGCTCGAGCTTTGTGGATAATGGCCTATCCCCTGGTACCCTCTACACCTACCGGGTAAGCGGCACCGCTCCCGATAAAACCTTGTCCTATGCCACTACCACCGTTACTACCCCTACTGCAACCGGCCCGGTGCAGGGTGGAGCGGAAGCCCGCACCAAAGGGGTTTTCGGCCCGGTGCGCGACTTCCCACTGGTGGCTACCCACGCCGCGCTACTGCCCAACGGTAAGGTAATCGCCTGGTACAGCTACGACCGGATTGGGGTCTACCGCGATAACCAGGATGCTAATGCGCCCTTTCACCAAAGCTCCATCGTGACTTTGTGGGATCCCGCAACCAACACCTTCGAGGAGGTCAACAACAACACCACCGACCTCTTCTGCGCGGGTTGGGCGGTCATGCAGGATGGGCGTTTGCTGGTGGCCGGGGGCAACCTGGGCACGCCCAACGGAAGCCTGCATACCAATATCTTCGATCCCGTTACTAAAACCTGGATCCGCGGCCCCAACATGCGGGCCGGGCGCTGGTATCCCAGCGTGACACCCTTGCCCAACGGCGAACTGCTCATTACCGGCGGCCAGACCGAAACCGGAGCCAACAACACCGTGCACGAGGTTTGGCAGACCAACGGCAGCCTCCGGCAGCTTACGGGGGCTACCACGTCGGGGCGCGATTTTGAGCACTACTTTCCCTGGATGCACGTAGCCCCCAACGGGCTGGTATTCCATGCAGGCTGGAACAATACCATGTCGTATCTCAACCCCGCTGGCAGCGGTTCATGGAGCAGCCAGACCTGGACGCGCCAGGGGCCTCTACGCTGGTACGGTTCTTCGGTCACGTACCAGCCAGGTCGGATTATCGTTCTGGGAGGCGGCGCCAGCGCCAATGCTTCCACCACCCTAATAGACCTTACCAACGGCGTGACTTCCCAGGCCGGCCCTTCCATGAACTTTGCCCGCACCCACCCCGACGCCACTCTACTGGCCGATGGAAAGGTATTTGTCAATGGGGGCAACAACGGTGACCTGTGGGATCTGGCCTCGTCGGTTTATGTGGGCGAGATTTGGAACCCCCAGACCAATACCTGGACGGTGGCGGCTTCCGCCCAGCGACCGCGAAACTACCACTCGGTGGCTTTGTTACTGCCGGATGCCACCGTCTGGGTTGCGGGCAGCGGCGGGTGTGGCCTGGAGTGCCAGCCCGGGAGCGGCAGCGCCCGCGCTGGGGTAAACCAACTCAACTACGAGGTTTACTATCCGCCGTATCTCTTCGATAGCAGCGGTTCACTGGCCACCCGCCCGAGCATCAGCAACGTTCCAAGCAGCATTCGCTACGGCCAGGGCTTTGTAATTGAAACCCCCGATGCCCCCAACATTGGATCCGTTACTCTACTAGCTCTGGGGGCTTCTACCCACGCTTTCAACTACACCCAGCGTTTTATGGCACTGCCCATCCAGTCCAGGAGTTCTACTGGCCTGACCGTGCTCGCACCGGCCAATCCTAATCTGGCCCCGCCCAACTACTACATGGTGTTTATCTTCAATCAAAGCGGCGTGCCCTCGGTTGCCCGTATCGTGCGGCTTGAACCTTAG
- the accD gene encoding acetyl-CoA carboxylase, carboxyltransferase subunit beta, translating into MALERLFRRRRAQGEARDIPELWVKCPKCDAQIYKKDLETNLHICPKCGHHLRLSADKRIEMLADAGTFEQITGLKPADPLGFVDTEPYPKRLERYQKEAGRPDAIVGGRCTIGGVESVLLVMDYAFAGGSMGSVVGEEITRGIELAAQENRAVVIVSVSGGARMQEAALSLMQMAKTTLALDRLWARKLPYVSILTDPTTGGVTASFAAIADVILAEPGALIGFAGPRVIKQTIRQDLPEGFQRSEFLLKHGMVDQVVDRRQLKETVARILKLLHPRTVNHVG; encoded by the coding sequence ATGGCCTTAGAGCGGCTTTTCCGCCGTCGCCGGGCACAGGGGGAGGCGAGGGATATTCCCGAGCTGTGGGTCAAGTGCCCCAAGTGCGACGCGCAGATCTACAAAAAAGACCTCGAGACCAACCTGCACATCTGCCCCAAATGTGGGCATCACCTGCGGCTTTCCGCCGACAAGCGCATCGAGATGCTGGCCGACGCGGGCACCTTTGAGCAGATCACCGGCCTCAAACCCGCTGACCCCTTGGGCTTTGTGGACACCGAGCCCTACCCCAAGCGGCTCGAGCGCTACCAAAAGGAAGCCGGGCGTCCCGACGCCATCGTGGGGGGGCGCTGCACCATTGGCGGGGTGGAGAGCGTGCTTTTGGTCATGGACTACGCCTTTGCCGGCGGCTCGATGGGGAGCGTGGTGGGCGAGGAGATTACCCGGGGCATCGAACTCGCCGCCCAGGAAAACCGGGCGGTGGTGATCGTTTCTGTCTCGGGCGGGGCGCGGATGCAGGAAGCGGCCCTCTCGCTAATGCAGATGGCCAAGACCACCCTGGCCCTCGACCGGCTCTGGGCCCGCAAGCTGCCCTATGTCTCGATCCTCACCGACCCCACCACCGGCGGGGTGACGGCCAGCTTCGCGGCCATTGCCGATGTGATTCTGGCCGAACCCGGGGCTCTCATCGGCTTTGCCGGGCCACGGGTCATCAAGCAGACCATCCGCCAGGACTTGCCCGAAGGCTTCCAGCGTTCGGAGTTTTTGCTCAAGCACGGCATGGTAGACCAGGTCGTAGACCGACGTCAGCTCAAGGAGACCGTAGCCAGGATCCTAAAGCTGCTGCACCCCAGGACGGTGAACCATGTCGGATAG